AAACGCTGATGCTGCACTTCTGCGGCGAGATCCGCCTGAACCACTGGTACCGCCGCGCCGCCGAATGGCATTCGGAACCGGTCATCAAGCACATCTACCGCACGTTGTCGCAGGACGAGGCCCGCCACGGTGGCGCCTACCTGCGCTACATGAAGAAGTACCTGGCCCAGTTCGGCGACAGCGCGCGCTCGGCATTTGCCAAGATTGGCGTGCTGATGGCGTCGGCCCGCCGCACGGAAAAGCCGCTGCACCCGACCAACCTGCACGTGAACAAGGCCCTGTTCCCCAACGACACGGTGCAGTCGCGCCTGCCGGACCCGGATTGGCTGGAGCACTGGCTCGACGAGCAGATCCGCTTCGACGAGGTGTGGGAGAAGAAGGTGATCGAGCGGATCCTGCACAATATGTCGCTGCTGTTCGAGCGCACGTTCGAATCGGTGCAGGACCTGAACCGTTACCGCAAGGAACTGAACGCCAACCTGCAGGCCGCCCAGGCCTGACCCGGCCCCGCGGCGCGCGCCGCCGCAAGGACAAGACCCCATCGGATCGCTACGATGGGGTTTTTCATTGGGGCGCGCCGTGCCGGCCGCCCCGCGTACCCTCCGCCCGGACCGATCCATGAATGCACCCGCCTACGAATCCAAGCTGGTTCCCGCCGACGACACCGCCGCGCTGCACGCCGCCGTGGCCGCCCTGCCGCGCCCGCTGGTCTTTACCAACGGCGTGTTCGACATCCTCCATCGAGGCCACGCCACCTACCTGGCCCAGGCCCGGGATATGGGCGCCGCGCTGGTGGTGGGCGTCAACAGCGACGCGTCGGTGCGGATGCTGGGCAAGGGCGACGACCGCCCGCTGAACCAGGAGGCCGACCGCATGGCCCTGCTGGCCGCGCTGGCGTCGGTAGACCTCGTGGCGATGTTCCGCGAGCAAACCCCGGTGGAACTGATCCGCCTGGTGCGGCCGGACATCTACGTGAAGGGCGGCGACTACGATATCGACACGCTGGACGAAACGCGGCTGGTGCGCAGCTGGGGCGGCCAGGCATACGCCATCCCGTTCCTGCACGACCGCTCGACGACCAAGCTGCTGACGAAGGTACGCGGGCAGGGGTGAGGGGAGGTTGGCTGACCAGCACAGGCTCCCCTCTCCCGCTTGCGGGAGAGGGGTTGGGGGAGAGGGCCAGCGGGTCCATTGCCGAAGGGTCGCGATTTGAATCTCAACGCCCTCTCCCCCAGCCCCTCTCCCAAAGGGAGAGGGGAGCAAAACCAGCGCAGGTTGAAGCGCCAGTCCCTCGTCCTACCCCGCCACCCCCGTCCCCCGTCCTTCGCTCGCCTGCGTCAATCCCTTGCACGACTGCAGTACCTCGGCGCCGTAGCGCTGGCGGACTTCGTCCATGCGGGCGCGTACAGCGTCGTCGGCATGGGTCACGCGCAGCCATTGGCGCGAGATGGCGCGCGGGGCGTCGCTGACCTGGGCGGTGCGCACGCCCTGGGCGCGCAGGGTGTCCAGGAAGCGGTCGGCGCGTTCGCGCTCGCGGAACAGGCCCAGCGATACCGTGTACGACTCCGGCTCCGTGGCGCTGACCACCGAGACGTCGGTCACCTTGCGGCGGCGCAGTTCGGCCAGCTTGCGCTCGGCGTTTTCGCGCGTCGGCTGCGCGGGCAGATGGACCCACCAGCGCACCTGCTCGCTGCGTTCGAACTGGTCCAGCGGCAGCGGCGTCCCGGCGGCGATGGCGGCAAGGTCCTGCCTGGCGCGTTCCACGTTCTGCGCCGTGAAGCCGCCCATTTCCATGCAGCTATCGGCCGGTGCGGCGGCCAGCGTGAGGTTGCCCGGCGCCGCGCTGCGCGGGGCGCCCGGTGCCGAGGCATCGCCCGGCGGCAGTAGCTGCATGCGCTCGCCGCGCACCTGCTGCTCCACGCGCTGCGGTTCGCGCGGGCTTTCCAGCAGGCCGCCCAGCGGCTGCGGGCCGAAGACGCCCAGCAACGCGGCCAGCAGCAGCACATTGGCGAGCAGCAGGATCAGCAACAGGAGGGTCGGGCCGCGCCGGGACATGGAGTCGGAAGTGTCTGGTGGATGATCGGCGCTTCGGTCGCGGAATCTTTGCAATCTCGCGCGATGGCGGGCCGGCGCGGCGTGCGCTCAGCCCGGTGCCGCCATCGCGTGCAACCCAAGCAGCACGAGATTATCGTGCATCTCGCACGGCATCGCGAGTGCGCCGGCCACGGCGTGGCGCGCCCCGCCCGACAGCAGGCAGCGCACCGGCCCGCGCTCGGCCAGCGTACGCCAGGTTCGCTCGATGGCGCCGGCCTGGGCGGCCAGGCAGCCCGCCGCGATGGCGTCGTGGGTGTTGTCCGCGCCCAACGCCCGCACCGCGCGGGCGGCGCCGCTGCCGGTTTCCAGCACGTCCAGTTCGGGCAGTTGCGCCGTGTTGCGCGCCAGCGTGCCGAGCATCAGTTGCAGGCCGGGCAGGATCAGCCCGCCCTCGAACCGGCCGCCGTCCGCCGTGGCGGTCACGATGTCGAGCGTCGTGGCAGTACCGGCGGTGACGACCAGCAGCGTCTGGCCGGGCAGCCAGCGATGCGCGCCGATGCTGCCGACCCAGCGGTCGACGCCAAGCTGCGTCGGCTCCCGATAGCCGTTCACCAGGTCGCCATGCCGCGCGGCGGTGCGCACCCATTGCGGCGCGACGTGGCTGCCGAACGTGTCGGCCAGCAGCGCATCGACCTGTCCGGCCAGCGTTGGCCCGGCGACATTGGCGATCCACACCGCGGGCGCGCCCCGGCTGGCCAGCCCCTGCCACGTCGCGCGCAAGGCGGCGCGCTCGGCGGGCACCCCGTGCGACGCCGCGCCGGCGTGCTGCCACGGCGTTGGCAGGGCGCCGGGGGCCGCGGGCTGGGCGGGAGCCGGCGCCCCGTCGCACCATGCCCACTTGAGCCGCGTGTTGCCGATGTCGATCAGCAGGAGGCTCATGCGCGCTCCCCGTCGGCCGCCGGCAACGCCCCGCGCAGCGACAGCTCGCCGCTGGCAATGCGCTCCAAACCCTCCGGCGTTTCCAGCAGCAGGTGGCCGTCGCCGTCCACGCCGCGCGCCAGCCCTTCGGCCAGCACCTGCCCGTCGTGCAGCAGCCGTACCGGTTCGTCGCGGAACGCATCGCGCGCCGACCATGCGGCGGCCAGCGGCGCGAAGCCCTGGGCCAGGAACGTGGTGCGCAGCGCCGCCAGCCGCGCCAGCACGGCGGCCAGGATGCGCGTGGGGTCGCGCTGGGCGTCGAACGCCGTCATGGCCTCTGCCACGCCGGCCAGCTCGCGGCCGAGCACCGTTTCCATATGCGTGTCGCGCACCAGGTTGAGGCCGATGCCGATGACCGCCCAGATGCGCTGCGGGCCCGCCGGCACCGATTCGATCAGGATGCCGGCCAGCTTGCGCCCGTCGATCTGCAGGTCGTTGGGCCATTTCAGGCCCACCCGGGCGCCGCACGCGGCGTCGCAGTCTTCCAGCGCCTGGGCCACGGCCAGTCCGACGCCCAGGCTCAGCCCGCTCAGGCGCGCCGGCGGCAGCGCCAGCGGCATGGCCACCGAGAACGTCAGCCCCGCCTGCCCCTGCCAGGGCCGGCCCTGGCGGCCGCGTCCCGCCGTCTGGCGGTAGGCCACGCGCACCTGCACGGCGTCGTCGTGCCATGGGGCGGCGCGGCAGGCGCGCGTCAGGTCGGCATTGGTCGAGCCGGTTTCCTCCACCACCTCGACCTGCCACGCCCGGGCCGGGCCGCCGTCCAGCGCCTGGCGCAGCGGGCCGGCGTGGATGCGCCAGGCTGGCAGGGCGCCGGCGTCGATGGCGCGCGCGTCGGAAGCGGGATGGGAAAAATCGGACATGGGGCAGCAGGAAGGGGATGGGGCCGGCCGACGGCGCCGGGTCTGCCGGAATTGTAGCCGCCGCCGTGTCGGCGGACGTCTGATCGCGCCCGCGCGGCGGGTAGCATAGAATCGAGACTCAGCCATCACATCGCCCGCCATTTGGACCGCCTGCCGACGCCCGCCATCGATATCTCGCGCCAGGACGGCGCCTGCAGCGTCGAGCTGCAAGGCGACTGGACTGCCCTCGCGCTCGCCGGCTGCCGCGAGGCCCGCGGCCTGCGCGCCCAGCTTCACAAGCTGGCCGAGGCGCCCGAAGGCGCGCGCTGGTCGCTGGCCGGCGTCACGCGGCTGGACCACATCGGCGCGCAACTGATCTGGCAGGCCTGGAACGGCAAGATGCCCGAGCACGTGGAAATCAACGACGGCCAGCGCCGCGTGTTCGACCGCATCGCCGGGCTGCGCGCCGAGGGCTGGCGCAAGACGATGGTCGACCGTTTCAATCCGGTGGTCATCCTGGGCGCGAGCCTGCTGTCGTTCTTCGCCCAGCTTGCCAACGGCATCACGATGCTGGGCCAGCTTGCCTTCGACCTGCTGCGCTTCCTGCGCGCGCCGCAGCGCGGGCCGTGGCGCGAGATCTCCGCGAACATCTACAACGTCGGCTACAAGGCGCTTGGCATCACGGCGCTGGTCGGGTTCCTGATCGGCATCGTGCTGTCGTACCTGTCGGCCAACCAGCTCCGCACGTTCGGCGCCAGCACCTTCATCGTCAACATCCTCGGCATGGCCGTGATCCGCGAGCTGGGGCCCGTGCTGGCCGCGATCCTGATCGCCGGGCGCTCGGGCTCCGCCATCACGGCGCAGATTGGCGTGATGCGCGTGACCGAGGAACTGGACGCGATGAGCGTGATGGGCATCTCGCACGGCTACCGGCTGATCATGCCGCGCGTGATCGCGCTGGCGATCTCGATGCCGCTGCTGGTGGCTTGGACCGACGTGATGGCGCTGGCCGGCGGCATGGTGGCCGCGCGCTACCAGCTCGACATCAGCTACGCGTTCTTCCTGCGCCAGTTGCCGGACGCGGTGCCGGTGGCCAACCTCTGGCTCGGGCTGGGCAAGGGCGTGGCGTTCGGCATGCTGATCGCGCTGACGGCCTGCCACTTCGGGCTGCGCATCAAGCCCAATACCCAGAGCCTGGGCCAGGGCACCACGGCGTCGGTGGTGACGTCGATCACCGTGGTGATCCTGGCCGATGCCATCTTCGCCATCCTCTTCAAGAACGTCGGCCTATGACCATGATCGACCATCCGGCCGTCGGACGCGACACGCCGCGCGAGGCCATCATCGAGGTACGCAACCTGGTGAAGCGCTACGGCGACAACGTGGTGCACGACGGGCTGGACCTGGACGTGTACCGGGGCGAGGTGCTGTCCATCGTCGGCGGCTCCGGCACGGGCAAGACCGTGCTGCTGCGCCAGATCGTGGGGCTGGAGCGGCCGACGTCGGGCACGATCAAGGTCTTCGGCGAGAACCCGGCGAGCCTCAGCGCCGCGCAGTTGCAGACGCTGCGCAACCGCTGGGGGCTGCAGTTCCAGCGCGGCGCGCTGTTTTCGGCGCTGTCGGTGATCGACAACATCGCGCTGCCGCTGCGCGAGCTGCGGGCGCTGCCGGACAACCTGATTTGCCAGGCGTCGCTGCTGAAGCTGCAGCTGGTGGGGCTGTCCGCGAAGGACGCCGACAAGATGCCCGCCGACCTGTCCGGCGGCATGATCAAGCGCGTGGCGCTGGCGCGCGCGCTGGCGCTGGAACCGGAGCTGGTCTTCCTGGACGAACCCACGGCGGGGCTGGACCCGATGGCGTCGGACGACTACGTCGCGCTGATCCAAGAACTGCGCCGCGAGCTGGGCCTGACCGTGGTCATGATCACGCACGACCTGGACACGCTCGTGGCGCTGTCAGACCGCGTGGCCGTGCTGGCCGACCGCAAGGTACTGGCCGCCGCGCCGATTGCCGAGGTGGTGCAGGTGGACCACCCATTCATTCGCGAATACTTCCTGGGCGAACGCGCCCAGCGCGCGCTGCAGGCGCTGCCGGCCCTTCGCGGCCCGGACGGCGGCGCGCAAACCGGAGAAGCCTGATGGAAAACAAGTCAAACGCCTTCCTGGCCGGCGTGTTCACCATCGGACTGGCGGTCCTGGTGCTGTTCTCGCTGTTCTGGTTCAGCAGTGACCATGCCGTGCGCGTGCCGTACGACCTGATCACGCGCTCCACGGTGAACGGGCTGGG
This sequence is a window from Cupriavidus pauculus. Protein-coding genes within it:
- a CDS encoding type III pantothenate kinase; the encoded protein is MSLLLIDIGNTRLKWAWCDGAPAPAQPAAPGALPTPWQHAGAASHGVPAERAALRATWQGLASRGAPAVWIANVAGPTLAGQVDALLADTFGSHVAPQWVRTAARHGDLVNGYREPTQLGVDRWVGSIGAHRWLPGQTLLVVTAGTATTLDIVTATADGGRFEGGLILPGLQLMLGTLARNTAQLPELDVLETGSGAARAVRALGADNTHDAIAAGCLAAQAGAIERTWRTLAERGPVRCLLSGGARHAVAGALAMPCEMHDNLVLLGLHAMAAPG
- a CDS encoding ABC transporter ATP-binding protein, coding for MTMIDHPAVGRDTPREAIIEVRNLVKRYGDNVVHDGLDLDVYRGEVLSIVGGSGTGKTVLLRQIVGLERPTSGTIKVFGENPASLSAAQLQTLRNRWGLQFQRGALFSALSVIDNIALPLRELRALPDNLICQASLLKLQLVGLSAKDADKMPADLSGGMIKRVALARALALEPELVFLDEPTAGLDPMASDDYVALIQELRRELGLTVVMITHDLDTLVALSDRVAVLADRKVLAAAPIAEVVQVDHPFIREYFLGERAQRALQALPALRGPDGGAQTGEA
- the rfaE2 gene encoding D-glycero-beta-D-manno-heptose 1-phosphate adenylyltransferase, producing the protein MNAPAYESKLVPADDTAALHAAVAALPRPLVFTNGVFDILHRGHATYLAQARDMGAALVVGVNSDASVRMLGKGDDRPLNQEADRMALLAALASVDLVAMFREQTPVELIRLVRPDIYVKGGDYDIDTLDETRLVRSWGGQAYAIPFLHDRSTTKLLTKVRGQG
- a CDS encoding MlaE family ABC transporter permease, which encodes MDRLPTPAIDISRQDGACSVELQGDWTALALAGCREARGLRAQLHKLAEAPEGARWSLAGVTRLDHIGAQLIWQAWNGKMPEHVEINDGQRRVFDRIAGLRAEGWRKTMVDRFNPVVILGASLLSFFAQLANGITMLGQLAFDLLRFLRAPQRGPWREISANIYNVGYKALGITALVGFLIGIVLSYLSANQLRTFGASTFIVNILGMAVIRELGPVLAAILIAGRSGSAITAQIGVMRVTEELDAMSVMGISHGYRLIMPRVIALAISMPLLVAWTDVMALAGGMVAARYQLDISYAFFLRQLPDAVPVANLWLGLGKGVAFGMLIALTACHFGLRIKPNTQSLGQGTTASVVTSITVVILADAIFAILFKNVGL
- a CDS encoding ferritin-like domain-containing protein; its protein translation is MLYPELFKSLEAVRWHMDKDIPWDTFDASLLTDDQAKTIRMNAITEWSALPATEMFLRDNRHDSDFSAFMSIWFFEEQKHSLVLMEYLRRFRPDLVPTEEELHAVRFEFDPAPPLETLMLHFCGEIRLNHWYRRAAEWHSEPVIKHIYRTLSQDEARHGGAYLRYMKKYLAQFGDSARSAFAKIGVLMASARRTEKPLHPTNLHVNKALFPNDTVQSRLPDPDWLEHWLDEQIRFDEVWEKKVIERILHNMSLLFERTFESVQDLNRYRKELNANLQAAQA
- a CDS encoding SPOR domain-containing protein yields the protein MSRRGPTLLLLILLLANVLLLAALLGVFGPQPLGGLLESPREPQRVEQQVRGERMQLLPPGDASAPGAPRSAAPGNLTLAAAPADSCMEMGGFTAQNVERARQDLAAIAAGTPLPLDQFERSEQVRWWVHLPAQPTRENAERKLAELRRRKVTDVSVVSATEPESYTVSLGLFRERERADRFLDTLRAQGVRTAQVSDAPRAISRQWLRVTHADDAVRARMDEVRQRYGAEVLQSCKGLTQASEGRGTGVAG
- a CDS encoding biotin--[acetyl-CoA-carboxylase] ligase gives rise to the protein MSDFSHPASDARAIDAGALPAWRIHAGPLRQALDGGPARAWQVEVVEETGSTNADLTRACRAAPWHDDAVQVRVAYRQTAGRGRQGRPWQGQAGLTFSVAMPLALPPARLSGLSLGVGLAVAQALEDCDAACGARVGLKWPNDLQIDGRKLAGILIESVPAGPQRIWAVIGIGLNLVRDTHMETVLGRELAGVAEAMTAFDAQRDPTRILAAVLARLAALRTTFLAQGFAPLAAAWSARDAFRDEPVRLLHDGQVLAEGLARGVDGDGHLLLETPEGLERIASGELSLRGALPAADGERA